In Salmonella enterica subsp. enterica serovar Typhimurium str. LT2, a single window of DNA contains:
- a CDS encoding putative chorismate mutase → MIRHIAIFLCSLLMCSTTFADSVTSVSLGALLTALNERMLLMKDVAAYKMKHHLPIEDFTREQNVFAEAEEEAKNNGLDPHSITPFIRSLMDASKAIQYRYLAQWRTGSEPSFPIQTLSVTRQRIRQLDNQMLIIISQRLMVGAFSHDDMVWLRAQFNAPNLNESDISNVLAALSLVRRAR, encoded by the coding sequence ATGATTCGTCATATCGCCATTTTTCTTTGTTCTTTATTGATGTGCAGCACCACTTTTGCCGATTCGGTAACGTCGGTATCGCTTGGCGCGCTCTTAACCGCGCTCAATGAACGCATGTTATTAATGAAAGATGTGGCTGCTTATAAAATGAAGCACCATCTGCCGATAGAGGATTTCACACGTGAACAAAATGTTTTTGCCGAGGCTGAAGAAGAAGCGAAAAATAACGGTCTGGACCCGCATTCGATAACCCCTTTTATTCGTTCGCTAATGGATGCCAGTAAAGCGATACAGTACCGCTATTTAGCGCAGTGGCGAACCGGCTCAGAACCCTCCTTTCCGATACAAACCTTGTCGGTCACCCGGCAACGTATTCGACAACTTGATAATCAAATGTTGATCATTATCAGCCAGCGCTTGATGGTCGGCGCTTTCAGCCACGACGATATGGTGTGGCTGAGAGCGCAGTTTAATGCGCCGAATCTGAATGAGAGCGATATCAGTAATGTGTTGGCAGCCTTATCTTTGGTGCGACGCGCGCGTTAA
- a CDS encoding putative cytoplasmic protein (similar to E. coli orf, hypothetical protein (AAC74250.1); Blastp hit to AAC74250.1 (88 aa), 41% identity in aa 23 - 88), translated as MTTITLVNEQNSTGNPFSAHMLCEQRAIQEITYELLQSQQHVSNKDIIAKLIEKLETEKDVVQLDIYRNALEAVLFQTPDDI; from the coding sequence ATGACTACCATTACACTAGTCAACGAACAAAATAGTACTGGCAATCCTTTTTCTGCACATATGTTATGTGAACAGCGAGCTATTCAGGAAATTACTTACGAACTATTGCAATCGCAGCAGCATGTCTCAAATAAGGATATCATCGCCAAACTTATTGAAAAACTGGAAACAGAAAAAGACGTAGTGCAGCTTGATATTTACCGTAATGCCTTAGAAGCCGTTTTGTTTCAGACACCTGACGACATCTAA
- a CDS encoding putative cytoplasmic protein, translated as MLIRLNWSEKKEQAVDSAESSFKVYKIYNKSHKCDAHHVFMIFYYSFMI; from the coding sequence ATGCTTATTCGTTTAAACTGGAGTGAGAAAAAAGAACAGGCCGTTGATTCTGCGGAATCTTCATTTAAAGTGTATAAAATATACAACAAATCACACAAATGTGATGCGCATCACGTTTTTATGATTTTTTATTACAGTTTTATGATATAG